The genomic region GTTTTGCCCTGTTATGTGACAGGAAGAAAATACCCTTTGTTTCAAAATTACTAAAACCCTGACAATTCTTTGGTGATTGGAACATTTATTAACAGTGAAAACGCTGGTAGGTTTGCAACATAACCATGTGTGATTTAATTGTATTGTATAAAAGCAGCCAACATGATATAGGATGTGTTCCCAGAGGTCTATGCATGCAGTGTTTAACGgttcatttttaattacatttttacttttcaattGTCTCCCTACTCTCTCCAGGAAATTATACTTTAACACCCCAGTGAATATCAACAGTATTTAGAACAGTTTGCAGTACACTCGTGTCACCAACAAGCTTtgacagggaaaaaaagtgatgaTTCCTGTCACAGTTTTAGAAACCTCCAAATATACAGAATTTTTGATAATTAAGCATGTGATAATTGAAAACTATTCAAATAATCAAGGAAATGGTGGAATTGCAATGCACAAACCTCTCATAAATGTAGCTAGATTTTGTGTAAGAGGttagtctgtgtttgtgcctgcATGTTGTGGCCATCTATCTGAGACTTGGTACTGCCTCACCATGTTTCCTACGGACTTGATGTCCATTGAGCTTGAAGGTTCATTCTTGTCCTTGCAAACAACAgcctgattttaaaaaaaaaaatctcaacacaAGGTCCACTTATGTTATGTTTTCAGAGCATTCAGCCACATCCTGTGGCCTAACTGGTCATTTGATAACAGGTAGTTgtatatgtctgttttttttcctgtggtttttttacagtgttgtaaATCTTCAGTATCTTTGGTGTTATGATCATTAGCTATAAATGCACTCACTGTTGCTGTGAGTCTTGAAGCTTTCTTGGTTCATGAAACTAGCTGTGCTGTGTTAAAGGCAGCACATGAGAAAAAGATTTCTCACCTTTTCATTTAACATGACTCAGCACAGACTTTATGTGAAATATCTTTAAAGATGCACATTAGATACAAATGTGGCTTATCAAGCCtattttcaaaatctttttttagaCATAGACTTgtcaaaaccaaaataatgtgTTCCTATCCCTTCCTTATGTGCAGTAACAGCAGCCTGCTTTGGTGGATCTGGTAATGAGGCAGAATATCCATTTCATccctgcttccctctgctctaACAGGCTCATCCCTGCCGTCCCAATCACCCCTAATGTCCTCGTCTCTGTAGTCTTCGTGATCACAGTTCTTTCGGGGCTACAAAGTAAACTATAGCGAGGCAGGGACAGATCACTGCAGTCTTCCCTTATCTCCCCCTCCCAAGCAGGCTAATTAATCTTGCTTAATTAAAACATGACGAGGCTCTATTTATTATGAGGAGAATGTTGATTTCTCATCGTCTTGCCAAACATGAGTTCCAAATCTCGATGACAGATCTTCTTCCGTATCGCTAGGGTAAGCCAATTAAGCAGAAGTGTGAGCCTGATGAAATTGCCTGTTAAAATTTTGGATCAATGCAATTGAATTTGGGAGCGAGCTAGTCCACCATTAAGTGAAAGAAGGTCCATTTTTGCTGCGGTTTATTAGCTGtgacccccctccctccccccttctAAAAAGGACTTGGTAGGAAAAAATCCTGGAACAAGTGTGTAATGAGGTGCGTTTTTGTTGTGGGCTAACTGCCTAAGACTGTTTTGGATGTggtctttgttgtttgttcgATGAATTAATAAGGAGCTGCTTGAACCCTGAGGTGTGCTGCTTTACATAGCCTTTGACAGAGCTGCTGGCTCATAGTCTGGGCTCTGGGTTCCTCGTGTGTGGCCTTCTCCATGGTGATCCCAGGAAACTAATTTTTGGTTGCACCCTGTCAGGCTTaattatatttcagtgtttttgttttgtttttaagtgtgacattttttaattgacTTGGATAAAGACGCCCTGGCCAAAACAGCGGTTTCTCTTTTCTACCTCTTTGTCAGTTTAGATTATCTGTTTGTCTTGAGCGATGTTTAAATCAAGAAAGCTTCTCAGAGAAGTGATATTTCTGATGTGCTGCTTTCTGGAAGCAACAAAAGCAATGCTGTCTTTTTTGGTCAGTCCAATCACTCACCATCATTGCAGTGAGTTACGGACTTACAGTTCAGTTGCTGAACTAACCTTGGGCAtctaatgataaaaataaaattattttctaaCAAGCAACTCTCCatggttttgtgtgtgattatgtaaagctgtttttgGCTGCAGAAAGACATGTGATCAAAAACTGAAGCCTTTAAACAAGCGTAGCTGCTGCCTCTGACCTGAAATGATCACAGGAAGCTTCTTCCTTTTTTAGTTCACCATCATTCCTTCATGAATTTCAGAGGGTGCTCTGAGTTGGGAGCACTATCTTTGGCAGCAGCTTACAGCAAGATTTACTGTATCTTTTATTAGTGAGCTGGTTTTCGAATCACTGTTTATCAGCAAAGGCGACAGCGCAATTTAATTACACACAATGTTTACCTCACAGGAATCTAATGGGTGCTTTACAGGGAGGACTGGCTCCTCACAGTGAGCTCGATTAATAAACTAAAGAGTAGTTTCAGCAGATTTTTTGCACCACGGAGGAAATGTAGTTGAAATTTATGTTGTATTTAGTTAAGTCTTGAGAGCCAAGAAAGGCAAAATGTATAATCAAGCTTCTCATGCAGCACAAACTGCAACAGCTTGTCTTATTTCATTAGTTTAATAGTGTGAACGTGTTTGATTCTTTTTGAATTTATAGATCATCAAATAAGTCTAACAACGTTTAAAAACTCATGCGTGCAGAGTCAGACAGAtgtgtacagcagcagcaggagtgaTTCTCTGCTGGGCAGAGCTTTAACAGCATTAAGGTGATTGCATGGCCAGCATGGCCAAGAGGACAGAAACCAGCCAGGGGTCAGAGTTGAGCTTCAAATGAGTTCCTTACAGCTGAGTAGGCAACACACTCAGCTGCAAACACTGCTCAGGTACAAATACACACTCCCCCCTACAAGATCTGAACCTGTCACAAACCAGAGCCACTGTTTTTTATACAGTGTATAGGGAATGTACATTAGGTTTAACTAGTCCAAAGGATGTGGTTGGTGAGCCACATGAATTATCTGAActcctttgatttttctgttttctcttttgtgaAAATTATCTTTTTGGATTTGACatttatgaatgaaaataagTGGAAATATGACAGTGTGggaaacatttttgtgttgtttaaatgtatttttatgaaaTTGAAAAAccaaatttttattttggacTATAACTTACAGTATTTGCCCTTGATATTATCCCTTACAGTGGCTGTAAATATATTGTACCTCCTTATTGTGTGAGgttatttgaaaatatttaaaaaaaaataagatattaATAGAAAAAGAGATCTCTTGAAATTCACTGCAAACTGCTCTTGTCACAGGAATCTTAGCTTTTATCACcgaatataatttatttatcatgTATCTCTTTTATTCCATGATACTTAGTTACTACAGTTAGTAGTGTAAAATCAAAAGAGTTCACTACTGACCTCATATGCAAAGATTAATTGTTTCAAAGAAGCATTGAtcttatttttcctcctctctctcgtTTTTAATGACTGTAGGGCAGCAGATAGCGAAACTGGACAACCAGTTCAAGGTGATGTGTGCGGTCCTGCATCCCAGCAACTCAGATGTATTCCTGTGTGGAGGTTACAGTTCAGTGGTCAAGGCCTGGGACTCTCGCAGCTGCAAGGTCAAACCTATTAACCTCCTTACTGTagatttatcatttttattgaCTCTGGTTCACCGACTGCTGTTTGACCTCTATAAATCTAAGATGTGTAGGCTTTGAACACATGCTCCTCATCCATAGCTCCCCcctacacacactcagttaCACACCAGTACAGACAAGGTAGTCCTTTCACTAAAAGGATCATACTGCCGCATGCATAGGAGTAACACTGCAGGTTATCTTGCTAATTATTCAAAgcaaattttaatttcattcGGGTCTCTGTAAATTGTTCCCATGAAGATGCAACCTAATGTTGCCATTAAGCTTAATGGACTTTTTATATGATAATCCTCTTCACTTCCTCAGAATCTGAATGCTCACATGTAATTTTTCTCCCCCTTGGCAAACTGAATCGTTTCCCTGCAGGATTTTAGATTTTATACAGCAGGGATTGCTTCTGCAGTAGGTGTCAATGTGAATTGCAGAGTGAGCACAGACCAGTTCTCAGCAAATAGGTTGTTAATGCAGTAGCGCCCTGGCTGCCTGTCAGTCTGAGCCCTGGGCTGCATGTTTCTTGCACAGGGGTGAAATTGCCCCACtagattaaagagaaaaaaaaagggctgATACCAGCTCACACTCCCACAGGCACAACGTTAAACCATTAGTCTGAAGTCTCGCCAAAAGGACAAGGTTGAACTGGATGCGTTAAATTGCTTTACTGTGTTATGTCAAAACCCTAAATGTTACAAAGCAGAAGGAGAGCAGTTAAAGTTGCAGTTAGGGGTCAAAAgctaaatgttttaatgtagAGTGTAGGTGCTTGCTGCTCGCTCAGTAGCTCTAAAATTAAAACCTAATCTGATCAAACAGCCTGTGAAATCTGATCTGATAAAACTGGGCTAGTGAAGaaagatgtaaataaataaactgttgtCTTAGAATGAGAGAATGGCACCACAGTCAAGAATCATGACTGACTGAACCTTACCATTTTGTTATCTTCTGATCATCTCTTCTCTTAACCTAAATACagttttaagatttaaaatgttttgtgaagTCCATGTAGGTTAACAATAACTattgtttttcttgctgttttttttaattgattaacttttgtcatttcattttaaagctttCTTCTCTGGATCCTTGTCCATGATATACTTTTATCTACGCTGATCTGCACAAACATCTTTAGCCTCTGGTTTGAGGGCAGGAAATTGGAATATAAGCTGTTAGGAGCCAGGACCCATAGGTGGTGTGCTGTTGCCACACATAAAAGTTTTATTGTTCCGAAATAGTGCTGTTTTATGAATTAACTGCTGCTGGGGCAGTGATTCAGAGATCTGTAACCAGAGTAAGGCTTATCATCTCCACAATAGTCGTTACACTGACAACCTACCACATGTAGTGGTCCGTTAGCACGAAATGTATGTCAGACTTACAAAAATTCAGTGCTTTAAAAGCATCCATGGATGGCTTCTACACTAATTCCACTTAGATTAAATTGCACTAAATGTACTAGAACTTTGTATATACCAGTATAACTACTTGATATttttcacacagtaacactTCCCACCACATCCTAGATTCAACAGAAGTTCTTCTTTTTTACTTTGAATTTTTAAAGAGCTTGATGctaatttctgtgtgtgtgtggtgtgtgtgtgtgtgtgtgtgcgcacacttCCAGATGGTGAAGTGTACAAAGCAGGGATCCAGCAGACCTTGGATATCCTGTTTCTGAGAGGTGGTGTCGGACTTTATAACAAGCTCTGACTGTGTGAGCAGAGACTCTGCAGACCGCACCCTCATCGCCTGGGACTATCAGACCAAGCCAAGGTCTCCAACCAGATCTACCACGTAAGGAAATCTGTGTGTGGATAAGAAAGAACCAGCCCCCGAATCTAATATAGTGCTGATTGGCACAATATGTTAAATAATCACCTAAAAAGGCTTAAAGGCACTTTGAATTTTAACAGGCAAATCACATTTCTCATTTAAGGTACActcctgaaaatgtttcacatcaGGAGGTTCACAGAGCTTGGTAATGAGGCATGTGGAACTGGAATATTTTGACAGTTACATAGTGCTGGAGGAAGTGTGCACTCCACTGAGTGCCacctattttaaaaatgtgtttttaataacttttgtgctttttgttgaATAAATTTCTCATCTCTGAATCAGTGTTTCTGCAgttgaattaaattgaattataCATGCTGTAGAAGGTCTCAGGAGACCTGGAAATTCTCCCCACTACTTAGAATATTAATGAATAgaatggacaaaataacagaaacttCATACAGTATCATACAGTACAGTCCATTACAACAGAGATGACCATAGCAGACTGATTGCATTGAACCTCAGAACATAAGgctttttcaaattaattgaCTACTTAACATGCAGCTGACTTCATGGTTAGTAACGGCAAGAAAAGGTCAAATAACGAATTAATTTCCCCCTCTGGATTATTCCCTCTTCTCATTTGGCCCCCCCAGGAGCGGTACACGTGCCCGAGCCTGGCTCTTCCACCCACTGGAGGAGTCCTTTGTGGCCCAGACCAATGGGAACTACATGGCAGTGTTCTCCTCCCAGCCAGCCTATAGAATGAACAAGAGGCGGCGATACGAAGGACACAAGGTCAAGTAAGGACTGTTGCCtctggggtggggtgggtgtgggggtgggggttcaGTCTGGCCTGATCAATACAGAAAGCACTGCAgtcagatgtacacacacacacataaacactacTAACTTCTACACAAAACTGTGTAAGGGCAGAATgaacgtacacacacagatgaaatactCGTCATAACCTACACACAACTTGTAGATCCATAGcctgcagtgtttcctctctaGCACCCTcccccaaaacaaacacaataagtACAATACAATATTTCCGCTGAGGAAGACAAACAGAGTGGAATATGGTTGCAGATTATAAACATCACTGAAAACATGTCgagctgctgttgtggtgtCTGGATTGTTGATTCAAGAAATATAAACAACTGGACAGGAAACAAATTGGTAGCTCACTCTCCATGTCCAgttattttttccattgttgGTGAcccagaaagaaaaacacagcattacaaataaaaaaaaaacatttttgaacctcatgttttctttattttatgcTACTTTGAAGAAACCAGTTCAAACAGTATACATGTTTTTGTAGCCAGTGTACCTCACCAGCTTTACTGTGATTATAAATACTTTATTTGTGCCTAAAACATCTATTCAGTTGTCTTATGATGATGAAAGATCTTTTAAAGGATATGATCAGATgattttttcaagtctgtctcaTATGTTCATTTGTACATGAGAGAGTTACTGGCCCTTGTAATCATCTCTGTTCTCTACGCTGGCCATGCAGAGATCCTTTCCTCCTGTGAATCCAGTGGAATAGATGGGGAACAATATCTAACATCtgttctccatctctctcaaaTATGCATTCTAATGTTCAGTCAGAGCTAGTTTGAAGCTTCAGCTGTCTGAGttaataaaaaatttaaaaataattgaagTGAAGATCTTCACAAATTAGTCCTCTAATTGGCAGATTTTTTCCTTGTTGAGAGATAGTTAACACCATCCTACTTTCCCACTGTTTTAGTCTACAAGCTACACGCAGCCACTCACATTACAGTACTGTTGCATTTTTAACCACTGCAAAAGAGggcattttttttctatatcaaacataatttgtttttttttttaccttttatatACAGGAGGGGGTTGACAAAATAGACAAAATCTTTTAtcacaaaatatgtcattttgaaattattgatatatactgtatacattatacagagaggtgtttctgttgttaGCCTACCCTAATTGGTATAAATGGGATGGACAAAATAACACCTGTTAGTATAATGCAGTATAGTTCAACAgtaccacaaactacatcctc from Lates calcarifer isolate ASB-BC8 unplaced genomic scaffold, TLL_Latcal_v3 _unitig_303_quiver_2490, whole genome shotgun sequence harbors:
- the LOC108894118 gene encoding LOW QUALITY PROTEIN: WD repeat-containing protein 25-like (The sequence of the model RefSeq protein was modified relative to this genomic sequence to represent the inferred CDS: inserted 1 base in 1 codon; deleted 2 bases in 2 codons); this translates as QQIAKLDNQFKVMCAVLHPSNSDVFLCGGYSSVVKAWDSRSCKVVCLYKAGIQQTLDILFLRGGSDFITSSDCVSRDSADRTLIAWDYQTXAKVSNQIYHERYTCPSLALHPLEESFVAQTNGNYMAVFSSQPAYRMNKRRRYEGHKVEGYAVQCEFSLDGTILASGSATGSAHFYDYHNARTLHTLHAHSQPCLCVSQHPVLPATVATCDWAGEIKIWN